One genomic region from Aigarchaeota archaeon encodes:
- a CDS encoding sugar phosphate isomerase/epimerase, producing YHSHAKDGELVEENVRISGVTSHGSWTRPTRGFRFRIPGWGQVPWKRVITAFAEVGYDYVLSYEHEDPVMSQDDGLEKTIEFLRPLIIKKRLENIWWKV from the coding sequence TATCATTCGCACGCGAAAGACGGAGAACTGGTCGAAGAAAACGTGAGAATCTCAGGCGTCACTTCACACGGTTCGTGGACCAGGCCTACGAGAGGCTTTAGGTTTAGGATTCCCGGGTGGGGTCAGGTCCCGTGGAAACGCGTGATCACCGCATTTGCGGAGGTCGGATACGACTACGTCTTGAGCTATGAACACGAAGACCCCGTCATGAGTCAGGACGACGGACTTGAAAAAACCATCGAATTCCTCAGGCCTTTGATAATAAAAAAGCGGCTCGAAAACATCTGGTGGAAAGTTTAA